The proteins below are encoded in one region of Shewanella algae:
- the mtgA gene encoding monofunctional biosynthetic peptidoglycan transglycosylase, with protein MAAKKGWFRRLTAWLIKLLLGSVILSLLMVIALKFVNPPLWSWRIERYWFPPAPVKQVQHQVQHQWQPLTQISANMQLAVIASEDQRFALHSGFDLKAIQTAIEDKLQGERLRGASTLSQQTAKNLFMWSSRSFIRKGAEAWFTLLLELVLDKPRILELYLNIVEFGPGIYGVEAAAQHYFHKSAAQLSSREAALLAALLPNPWQYQINPPSAYMNRRADWIQQQMRQLGSGTLKQLQ; from the coding sequence TTGGCCGCGAAAAAGGGATGGTTTAGGCGACTGACAGCCTGGCTGATAAAACTGCTGTTGGGCTCGGTGATACTGTCCCTGCTGATGGTGATTGCCCTTAAGTTTGTTAACCCACCGCTGTGGAGCTGGCGTATTGAACGCTATTGGTTTCCGCCTGCGCCGGTCAAACAGGTACAACATCAGGTGCAACATCAGTGGCAGCCGCTGACTCAGATATCTGCCAATATGCAACTGGCGGTGATCGCCAGTGAAGATCAGCGTTTTGCCCTTCATTCCGGTTTTGATCTCAAGGCGATTCAGACTGCCATAGAAGATAAACTTCAGGGGGAGCGTCTCAGAGGCGCCAGCACCTTGAGCCAGCAAACCGCCAAGAACCTGTTTATGTGGTCTTCGCGCAGCTTTATTCGCAAGGGGGCCGAAGCCTGGTTCACCCTGCTTCTGGAGCTGGTGTTGGATAAGCCCAGGATCCTTGAGTTGTATCTGAATATTGTCGAATTCGGCCCGGGGATCTACGGCGTCGAAGCGGCGGCGCAGCACTACTTTCATAAGAGCGCCGCCCAGTTGTCGTCCCGCGAGGCAGCCTTGCTGGCCGCCTTGTTGCCCAATCCCTGGCAATATCAAATCAATCCCCCCAGCGCTTACATGAACCGCCGCGCCGACTGGATCCAGCAACAGATGCGGCAACTGGGAAGCGGAACCCTGAAGCAATTGCAATAA
- a CDS encoding porin, whose amino-acid sequence MKGSSPAINPIALLVISILASFTASAVEIYGDENNQVIVGGRLQLHVINTQGKTEMANAGSRVRFGFDHKLNNGWVIDTLFEWGVNAVGKTDLVYSSDSALHAESDDFLSNRLGYVGFSHENYGRISFGKQWGVWYDVVGATNQGMVWDGNAAGVFSYNKGDGAINGVGRGDKIVQYRNSWGAFELAVQAQIKDELTELKASGDPINPFPPGSMLNDSFHDTQVRMYNTYGVALAYQLDGGWKLTLGGNTGDIDIIRAGQRQQQETDYIYGMGISYGCFGCDGLFAAANYNHNAWHDTDNLGRMLPKSQGVETWISYQFINGLRPFISYNMLDAGAEYASAYGGDEFKRQFVFAGLHYQLDRSVTLFLEARKDCSEIHSSLAGMADSEDDGAAIGVQYNF is encoded by the coding sequence ATGAAAGGTTCAAGTCCGGCAATTAACCCCATAGCCTTATTGGTCATATCAATATTGGCAAGTTTTACGGCCAGTGCCGTCGAAATCTATGGCGATGAGAATAACCAGGTGATTGTAGGCGGTAGGTTGCAACTGCATGTGATCAACACCCAGGGAAAAACCGAGATGGCCAATGCCGGCTCCAGAGTACGCTTCGGCTTCGACCATAAGCTCAATAACGGCTGGGTCATAGACACTCTATTCGAATGGGGCGTCAACGCCGTTGGCAAAACCGATTTGGTATACAGCAGCGACAGTGCCTTACATGCCGAAAGTGACGATTTTCTCAGTAATAGATTGGGTTATGTCGGCTTCAGCCATGAAAACTATGGCCGCATCTCCTTCGGTAAGCAATGGGGGGTATGGTACGACGTTGTCGGTGCCACCAACCAAGGCATGGTGTGGGATGGCAACGCTGCCGGAGTATTCAGCTATAACAAAGGCGATGGCGCAATCAATGGTGTCGGCCGCGGTGACAAAATCGTGCAATACCGCAACAGCTGGGGAGCATTCGAGTTGGCTGTTCAGGCACAAATCAAAGATGAATTAACCGAACTCAAGGCCAGTGGTGACCCAATAAATCCTTTCCCTCCGGGTTCCATGTTGAATGACTCATTCCATGACACTCAAGTGCGAATGTACAACACCTACGGAGTTGCCCTTGCCTACCAGCTGGACGGAGGTTGGAAACTCACCTTGGGTGGCAACACGGGTGATATAGACATCATACGTGCCGGCCAACGGCAGCAACAAGAGACAGATTACATCTATGGCATGGGAATCAGCTATGGTTGCTTTGGCTGTGACGGCCTGTTTGCCGCGGCTAACTACAACCATAACGCCTGGCACGATACCGATAACTTGGGGCGCATGTTGCCAAAATCCCAAGGTGTGGAAACTTGGATATCCTATCAATTTATCAATGGCCTGCGTCCATTCATCTCCTACAACATGCTCGATGCCGGTGCCGAATATGCCAGCGCCTATGGCGGCGATGAATTCAAGCGGCAGTTCGTATTTGCCGGATTGCATTATCAGCTGGACCGCAGTGTGACCCTATTCCTGGAGGCCCGGAAAGACTGCAGTGAGATCCATTCCAGCCTCGCCGGCATGGCCGACTCAGAGGATGACGGCGCAGCCATAGGAGTACAATACAACTTTTAG
- a CDS encoding NupC/NupG family nucleoside CNT transporter has translation MEYVNFFVGMLAILGLALLANLNNWRQIKIRYVIQLLLVELLLAWFLLNSSVGVTIVGGFAAAFSKLLEFAKQGTDFVFGSVTNEGGFTFFFMVLMPIIFISALIGILQYLRVLPLIIKGIGICLSKINGMGKLESFNAVSSMIVGQSENFIAIKNLVPHMTDKQMYTLSATAMSTVSMSIVGSYMQLIEPRFVVTALILNMFSTFVVLNIINPYEVDNSTTDQLMTADKKSSGKVSFFEMLGEYIIAGFTVAVIVAAMLIGFIALIALVNYLFEVVFGISFQQVLGYVFYPLAWLIGIPASEAMQAGSIMATKLVTNEFVAMIDMSKMVKEGALSAHTTGVLSVFLVSFANFSSIGMIAGAVKALSPEKGAVVSRYGLKLVYGATLVSLLSAVIAGIML, from the coding sequence ATGGAATATGTAAATTTTTTTGTAGGTATGTTGGCCATTCTTGGCTTGGCACTATTGGCTAACCTTAATAACTGGCGCCAGATAAAAATCCGCTACGTGATACAACTGCTGCTGGTGGAATTGTTGCTGGCTTGGTTCCTGTTGAACTCTTCTGTTGGGGTGACAATAGTGGGGGGCTTTGCCGCCGCTTTCTCCAAGTTACTGGAGTTTGCCAAGCAAGGGACGGATTTTGTATTTGGCAGTGTGACCAATGAGGGGGGATTTACCTTTTTCTTCATGGTGTTGATGCCGATTATTTTCATTTCTGCCTTGATAGGTATATTGCAGTATTTGAGAGTCCTGCCCTTGATCATCAAGGGGATAGGTATCTGTCTCAGTAAGATTAACGGTATGGGAAAGTTGGAGTCATTCAATGCCGTGAGCTCCATGATTGTGGGCCAGTCAGAGAACTTCATTGCCATCAAGAACCTGGTTCCTCACATGACAGACAAGCAGATGTACACCCTATCTGCCACAGCCATGTCCACAGTATCCATGTCGATTGTCGGTTCCTATATGCAGCTTATAGAGCCGCGTTTTGTGGTGACCGCCTTAATACTGAATATGTTCAGTACCTTTGTGGTGCTCAATATTATCAACCCCTATGAAGTGGATAATTCGACCACAGACCAACTGATGACTGCCGATAAAAAGAGTAGCGGCAAGGTCAGTTTCTTCGAGATGCTGGGGGAATATATCATTGCCGGTTTTACCGTTGCCGTCATAGTCGCGGCCATGTTGATTGGCTTTATCGCCCTGATTGCCTTGGTCAACTATCTGTTTGAGGTGGTGTTCGGTATCAGTTTCCAACAGGTATTGGGTTATGTGTTCTATCCCTTGGCCTGGTTGATAGGTATTCCTGCCAGCGAAGCGATGCAAGCGGGCAGTATCATGGCCACCAAGTTGGTAACCAATGAGTTTGTCGCCATGATAGATATGAGCAAAATGGTCAAAGAGGGGGCCTTGTCGGCTCATACTACTGGAGTGTTGTCGGTGTTCCTGGTGTCTTTTGCCAACTTCAGTTCAATTGGAATGATTGCCGGCGCGGTGAAGGCGCTCAGCCCCGAAAAAGGTGCTGTAGTATCCCGCTATGGTCTCAAACTGGTTTACGGGGCGACTCTGGTCAGCTTATTGTCGGCGGTTATTGCAGGCATCATGCTCTAA
- a CDS encoding sensor domain-containing diguanylate cyclase encodes MELRYALLCLFLLLTSLKLFALEQVKLPIVDIEQSNVALDEFKIGYFVDDSQSLGFEQASQKPFGVTNNVTTLGTNARVTWFKLILHNKLSQEKPLFLHLPHAYHVQQIDIYEESGQQLQRHEQLDLEQAADNPLMYRGTGVYPLKLAPDQITTLYIRSHAYSHQWFAMTLMDEENSRRALVSTHYDIALMVGMLLALVFYNCLLYFATSKKENIYYSLYLISGLVWIALSYGLVASVFNAYGSSVFMLNLSLITMPIFLLLFMTAIFETRQFYPTEHKALQLMLLLLLATLFWGLFDISAALKPASSLAALMMLVTFSVSISLYRKGNPLVKYFLVGHSFFVIFNGIAVLFYKGLISPSYLSSHGVGIGIMLEALTLAFIISYRIKILEDIRASQEELKRQAATDPLTKLYNRRYFYSEADYQLKLAGRNGEAISVLILDIDSFKQINDNFGHHLGDRVIVALAKLLKQHCQGAEMAARFGGEEFVILLPGAPLSQALQRAEQLRLNVEAMQLTADTGDRISCTISLGVAEVEIATESIEAAVKRADRALYQAKNSGRNRVCADTPGALESLPAAADSV; translated from the coding sequence ATGGAATTGAGATATGCGTTGCTGTGCTTGTTTTTGCTGCTAACCAGCCTAAAACTATTTGCATTAGAGCAGGTTAAGCTTCCCATTGTTGACATAGAACAAAGCAACGTCGCACTTGATGAATTCAAAATCGGCTATTTTGTTGATGACAGCCAGAGCCTCGGTTTTGAGCAGGCAAGCCAGAAGCCTTTCGGCGTAACCAATAATGTCACCACCTTGGGCACCAATGCCAGGGTCACTTGGTTCAAGCTGATACTGCACAATAAGCTCTCGCAGGAAAAGCCGCTGTTTTTACACCTGCCCCATGCTTACCATGTGCAGCAAATCGACATATATGAGGAAAGCGGCCAACAACTGCAACGACACGAGCAGTTGGATCTCGAACAGGCCGCCGACAACCCACTCATGTATCGGGGTACAGGCGTCTACCCATTGAAGCTGGCCCCAGATCAGATAACAACCCTGTATATTCGTAGCCACGCCTACTCCCATCAATGGTTTGCCATGACACTGATGGATGAGGAAAACTCGCGGCGGGCCCTGGTGAGCACTCACTATGATATTGCACTTATGGTGGGCATGTTGCTGGCACTGGTGTTCTACAACTGCCTGCTGTATTTCGCCACCAGTAAGAAAGAGAACATCTACTATTCGTTGTATCTGATCTCGGGTCTGGTGTGGATAGCCTTATCCTATGGTCTAGTTGCCAGCGTGTTCAACGCCTACGGCTCGAGCGTCTTCATGCTCAATCTGTCGCTGATCACCATGCCGATTTTCCTGCTGCTGTTTATGACGGCCATCTTCGAGACCAGGCAGTTCTACCCCACAGAGCACAAGGCGTTGCAGCTGATGTTGCTGTTACTGCTGGCGACCCTGTTCTGGGGCTTATTTGATATCTCTGCGGCACTCAAACCCGCCAGCAGCCTGGCTGCACTCATGATGCTGGTGACCTTCTCTGTGAGTATCTCCCTCTATCGCAAGGGCAACCCCCTGGTGAAGTACTTTCTGGTGGGCCACAGCTTCTTCGTGATCTTCAACGGCATAGCCGTGCTCTTCTACAAGGGCTTGATCTCTCCGAGCTATCTCAGCAGCCACGGGGTCGGCATAGGTATTATGCTGGAAGCCCTGACCCTGGCATTTATCATCTCCTACAGGATTAAAATCCTGGAGGATATCCGCGCCTCGCAGGAAGAACTCAAACGCCAGGCGGCCACAGATCCTCTGACCAAACTCTATAACCGGCGCTATTTCTATTCTGAGGCCGACTATCAACTTAAGCTGGCCGGCCGCAATGGCGAGGCTATCTCTGTGCTTATTCTGGATATAGACAGTTTCAAGCAGATCAACGATAACTTTGGTCATCACTTGGGCGACAGGGTCATAGTCGCCCTGGCCAAATTATTGAAGCAACACTGCCAAGGAGCCGAGATGGCGGCCCGCTTCGGCGGTGAAGAGTTCGTGATCTTGCTGCCGGGAGCCCCCCTAAGCCAAGCCTTGCAGCGAGCCGAGCAGCTGCGCCTCAATGTCGAAGCGATGCAGCTAACCGCCGACACGGGAGACAGGATAAGTTGCACCATAAGCTTGGGCGTGGCTGAGGTTGAAATTGCAACAGAATCGATAGAAGCGGCCGTAAAACGAGCCGACCGCGCGCTATACCAAGCCAAAAACAGTGGCCGCAATCGTGTATGTGCCGACACGCCAGGGGCGCTAGAGAGCTTACCGGCCGCCGCAGACTCGGTTTGA
- a CDS encoding Lrp/AsnC family transcriptional regulator produces MDRFDERILQGLQSDGRISNVELAERVGLSPSATLRRVQELERKKLIKGYRAVLDKSQLNIGFIAYVAIGLNSHSKQSQLGFEEHIRYAKEVIECHNITGANEYLLRVETKDLSSYKRFHAEVLGEYPQVKSITTMVVMDSPKDQRQ; encoded by the coding sequence ATGGATAGATTTGACGAAAGAATATTGCAAGGGCTACAGAGTGATGGCCGGATCTCCAATGTCGAGCTGGCCGAGCGGGTGGGATTATCTCCCTCTGCCACCCTGAGGCGGGTACAGGAACTGGAGCGAAAAAAACTGATCAAGGGCTACCGGGCCGTATTGGACAAGAGCCAACTGAACATAGGTTTTATTGCTTACGTCGCCATAGGCCTCAACAGTCACAGTAAACAATCCCAGTTGGGCTTTGAAGAGCATATCCGCTACGCCAAAGAAGTGATCGAGTGCCACAATATCACAGGCGCCAACGAATACCTGTTGCGGGTCGAGACCAAAGATCTCAGCAGTTATAAACGTTTTCATGCCGAAGTCCTCGGAGAATATCCTCAAGTCAAATCCATCACCACCATGGTGGTAATGGATTCACCGAAAGATCAACGTCAATAA
- a CDS encoding LysE family translocator, which translates to MEPNLLWPLVMFAFVSTVTPGPNNIMLMTSGANVGFVRTLPHMLGIVLGFSLMLLLVGIGVTGLFQAYPWLHQLLSLLCIAYMVYLALKIALSRPGNTNEGYRSMTFIQATLFQWLNPKGWSMALAAVSLYNPSASWQQLLLISVIFALVNVPSVSIWTLIGKQLSRWLTAPNYARGFNLLMGGLLLASIVPML; encoded by the coding sequence ATGGAGCCTAATTTGCTATGGCCTTTGGTGATGTTTGCCTTTGTTTCAACCGTGACCCCAGGGCCCAACAACATCATGTTGATGACTTCAGGTGCCAATGTGGGTTTTGTTCGCACCTTACCGCATATGCTGGGGATAGTGCTGGGGTTCAGCCTGATGCTGTTGTTGGTGGGGATCGGCGTGACCGGCTTGTTTCAGGCCTATCCTTGGTTGCACCAGTTACTGAGTTTGCTCTGTATTGCTTACATGGTGTATCTGGCGCTGAAAATCGCCTTGAGTCGTCCGGGAAATACCAATGAAGGTTATCGCAGCATGACCTTTATCCAAGCGACATTGTTTCAGTGGCTCAATCCCAAGGGATGGTCCATGGCGCTGGCTGCGGTGAGTCTATACAACCCGAGTGCCAGTTGGCAGCAGTTGTTGCTGATCTCTGTAATATTTGCCTTGGTCAATGTCCCGTCTGTCAGTATCTGGACCCTTATCGGCAAACAGTTGAGTCGCTGGCTGACGGCGCCCAACTACGCCCGTGGTTTTAACCTGTTGATGGGCGGTCTTTTGCTGGCATCCATAGTACCCATGCTCTGA
- a CDS encoding alpha/beta hydrolase family protein — protein sequence MKKVGILLLCLLMPLASAWAEPGKPLSVELLWQLKRIGSPVVSPGGEHIIAPVTEYDVKADKGSTQLWYFDADGKHQRPLTAAGLKVSNPVFSPDGNTLAFVSQRNEDDAGQIYLLPMNGPGEAQRLTEVPTGVYGIKWVGKHLYFISNIFPGQDWKQMQDQLKADKDNKTSAKQWNALPYAQFDHWLDERRQAHVFRISAKGGEIEAITQTLGHELPRSSQSAGSYDVSADEKLIAFNAYGSDNRVDPKLDIFLGKIGADKAENLTPDNEAPDSRPSFSPDGKTLAFTRQKIPGFYADTSRLMLLDIHSRKLKTLTANWDRSVSQFSWTPDGKGFYAAIDDAATSRIYHIDAKSGKVKAITKDTNYGQPQIGKKGTLIALNDSFLYPARLLAINPKNGKGQRLEQFNDELLKDVDLGSYESVTYKGYNNQDIQMWVHYPPGFDRSKKYPLFMLVHGGPHNAISDGFHYRWNAQTFASWGYVTAWPNFHGSSGFGQDFSDAINPDWKNKSLDDVLKAADWFEQKSWIDSDRMVAGGASYGGYLTSIILGQKHPFKALLIHAAVYDMYSQMASDFAVHSTRFGHYWENPEIYQSISPHYFAAGFNTPTLVSHGQLDYRVPVGQGFELFRTLQSRGVESRMIYFPDENHWIMKPNNSIYWYNQVKDWMTHYAEPGPR from the coding sequence GTGAAGAAGGTTGGAATTCTGTTGCTCTGCCTCTTGATGCCACTGGCATCGGCGTGGGCAGAGCCGGGCAAGCCCTTGTCGGTTGAGCTATTGTGGCAACTCAAGCGTATCGGCAGCCCGGTAGTATCGCCCGGCGGCGAGCATATCATCGCCCCCGTGACCGAGTATGATGTCAAGGCCGACAAAGGGTCGACCCAACTTTGGTACTTTGATGCCGATGGCAAACATCAACGCCCACTGACTGCCGCCGGACTCAAGGTGAGCAACCCGGTATTTTCTCCCGATGGCAACACTCTGGCCTTTGTCAGCCAGCGTAATGAAGACGATGCCGGGCAGATCTATCTGCTGCCGATGAATGGCCCGGGTGAAGCCCAGCGGCTGACCGAAGTGCCTACCGGCGTGTATGGCATCAAATGGGTTGGCAAACATCTTTATTTCATCAGCAACATCTTCCCCGGGCAGGACTGGAAGCAGATGCAAGATCAGCTGAAAGCCGACAAGGACAACAAGACCTCGGCCAAGCAGTGGAATGCCCTGCCCTATGCCCAGTTCGATCACTGGCTGGATGAACGTCGTCAGGCGCATGTGTTCCGAATTTCCGCCAAGGGAGGCGAGATAGAAGCCATTACTCAAACGCTGGGCCATGAGCTGCCTCGTTCGAGTCAAAGTGCCGGCAGCTATGATGTTTCTGCCGATGAGAAACTGATCGCCTTCAACGCCTACGGTTCCGACAACCGGGTCGATCCCAAGCTGGACATCTTCCTCGGCAAGATAGGCGCAGACAAGGCAGAAAACCTGACACCGGACAACGAAGCGCCCGATAGCCGCCCAAGCTTCAGCCCCGACGGCAAGACGCTGGCCTTCACTCGCCAGAAGATCCCGGGTTTCTATGCCGACACCTCCAGGCTGATGCTGCTGGATATCCACAGCCGTAAGCTCAAGACCCTGACCGCCAATTGGGACAGATCTGTGTCTCAGTTCAGTTGGACGCCGGATGGCAAAGGCTTCTACGCCGCCATTGATGATGCCGCCACCAGCCGTATCTATCATATCGATGCCAAGAGCGGCAAAGTGAAGGCGATCACCAAGGACACCAACTATGGTCAGCCGCAGATAGGCAAGAAAGGTACTCTGATTGCCCTCAACGACAGCTTCCTTTATCCGGCGCGACTGCTGGCGATCAATCCCAAGAACGGCAAGGGCCAAAGGCTGGAGCAGTTCAATGACGAACTGCTCAAGGATGTGGATCTGGGCAGCTATGAGTCTGTGACCTACAAGGGTTACAACAACCAGGATATCCAGATGTGGGTGCACTACCCACCGGGTTTCGATCGCAGCAAGAAGTACCCGCTGTTTATGCTGGTACACGGCGGCCCACACAACGCCATCAGTGATGGTTTCCACTATCGCTGGAACGCCCAGACCTTCGCCTCCTGGGGTTATGTCACTGCCTGGCCCAATTTCCACGGTTCCAGCGGCTTCGGCCAGGACTTTTCCGATGCCATCAACCCGGACTGGAAAAACAAGTCTCTGGATGATGTCCTCAAGGCAGCCGACTGGTTTGAACAAAAGAGCTGGATCGACAGCGATCGCATGGTGGCCGGTGGTGCCAGCTACGGCGGCTATCTGACTTCCATCATCCTCGGGCAGAAACATCCGTTCAAGGCGCTGTTGATCCATGCCGCCGTGTACGACATGTACTCCCAGATGGCTTCCGACTTCGCCGTACACAGCACCCGCTTCGGCCACTACTGGGAAAACCCGGAAATCTACCAGTCGATTTCACCCCATTACTTTGCCGCCGGTTTCAATACCCCGACGCTGGTGAGCCATGGTCAGCTGGACTACCGGGTGCCCGTGGGACAAGGTTTTGAGCTGTTCCGCACCCTGCAAAGCCGTGGAGTGGAATCGCGGATGATCTATTTCCCCGATGAGAACCACTGGATCATGAAGCCCAACAACTCCATCTATTGGTATAACCAGGTCAAAGACTGGATGACCCATTATGCCGAGCCGGGCCCGCGTTAA
- a CDS encoding L-cystine transporter — protein MSIAVIASIAVFLGVLFILFHQQQKEHKLSRLVLIGLILGSAYGFLMQSYFGVDSPVTAEALSWIAIVGGGYVALLKMVIMPLVLVSMVAAVVKLDKGGSLGKISSLTIFILMATTAVAALIGILVTSISGISAEGLIAGSRETAQMAVLDTKAASIADLTVPQMLLSFIPVNPFADLAGTRSTSIIAVVIFGILLGIAARKVMHEKEQLESPIRTFVEGAQAIVMRLVKMIMALTPYGIAALMAKVVASSSAADMLNLLGFILASYVAILLMFVVHGMLVAMVGVSPLDYFRKIWPVLTFAFSSRSSAATIPLNVEAQVTQLNVPPAIANLAASFGATIGQNGCAGIYPAMLAVMVAPSMGIDPLDLHFMLSLIAIVTISSFGIAGVGGGATFAALIVLPAMGLPVAIVALLISIEPLIDMARTALNVSGSMTAGTMTSRLLKQTTENQTAEQQ, from the coding sequence ATGTCTATTGCAGTTATCGCATCCATTGCGGTATTTCTCGGCGTTCTGTTTATTCTGTTTCACCAACAGCAAAAAGAGCACAAATTATCCCGGCTGGTGCTGATCGGTTTAATCCTCGGCAGTGCCTATGGTTTCCTGATGCAGTCTTACTTTGGCGTGGACAGCCCGGTCACTGCAGAGGCGCTCAGTTGGATAGCCATAGTCGGTGGTGGCTATGTGGCCTTGCTGAAGATGGTGATCATGCCCTTGGTGTTGGTGTCCATGGTAGCGGCAGTGGTCAAGTTGGATAAGGGCGGCTCGCTCGGCAAGATCTCCTCCCTGACCATATTTATTTTGATGGCGACCACGGCCGTAGCGGCTTTGATAGGTATTCTGGTCACTTCCATCTCAGGGATTTCTGCCGAGGGGCTGATAGCCGGTAGCCGGGAAACGGCGCAAATGGCGGTATTGGATACCAAGGCGGCTTCGATTGCCGATCTGACTGTACCGCAAATGCTGCTGAGCTTTATTCCGGTAAATCCTTTTGCCGATCTGGCTGGTACCCGTTCCACTTCCATCATTGCCGTGGTGATTTTTGGTATCCTCCTCGGGATAGCGGCCCGCAAAGTGATGCATGAGAAAGAGCAACTGGAATCCCCTATACGAACCTTTGTTGAAGGTGCGCAGGCGATTGTTATGCGCCTGGTGAAGATGATTATGGCGCTGACTCCCTATGGTATTGCCGCGCTAATGGCCAAGGTGGTCGCCTCTTCCAGCGCTGCCGACATGCTCAACCTGTTGGGCTTTATTCTGGCGTCTTACGTCGCCATCCTACTGATGTTTGTTGTTCACGGCATGCTGGTGGCTATGGTAGGCGTTAGCCCGCTGGACTACTTCCGTAAAATTTGGCCCGTGCTGACCTTTGCCTTCTCGTCGCGCAGTTCGGCGGCGACTATTCCATTGAATGTCGAGGCTCAGGTGACCCAGCTGAATGTGCCGCCGGCCATTGCCAATCTGGCGGCCTCGTTCGGTGCCACTATCGGTCAGAACGGCTGCGCCGGTATCTATCCTGCCATGTTGGCTGTCATGGTGGCGCCCAGCATGGGCATAGATCCACTGGACTTGCATTTCATGCTGTCCTTGATTGCCATAGTGACCATCAGCTCCTTCGGGATAGCCGGTGTCGGTGGCGGTGCAACATTTGCGGCGCTGATCGTCCTGCCTGCCATGGGGCTGCCGGTGGCCATTGTGGCGCTGCTGATCTCCATCGAGCCGCTGATTGATATGGCGCGTACCGCCTTGAACGTATCCGGCTCCATGACCGCAGGTACCATGACCAGTCGGCTATTGAAGCAAACCACGGAAAACCAGACGGCCGAGCAGCAGTAA
- a CDS encoding type II toxin-antitoxin system HipA family toxin — MQKLIAYMNGELVGTLAKHKNGAHTFQYDKDWITNAMTRPLSLSLRLQLPTITSDAVINYFDNLLPDSPQVRDRIVARYKASSKQPFDLLKEIGKDSVGAIALFPPEHPYKKEPLSYEILDNKKLEAVLSAYKSDIPLGMLKEEEDFRISVAGAQEKTALLFIDGQWCIPKGNTPTTHIIKLPIGEIPQANATLDLKDSVENEYLCIELAKALGFAVPSVNIIKTDNLKALAVERFDRRWTKDRAGLLRLPQEDICQVFGMPSSIKYESQGGPGIEQIMKLLMGSSNALEDRYNFMRFQVFQWIIGATDGHAKNFSIYIDRGGSYRLTPFYDILSAYPLLGGKGLNIRQLKLAMGLKATKGKKYEINKILPRHFLDTAKAVNFSQDKMQRIMDEMKGALPEAISQVRANLPEGFPEHISDSIFENANKIIKKI, encoded by the coding sequence ATGCAAAAGCTAATAGCATACATGAATGGTGAACTTGTTGGCACCTTGGCGAAGCATAAGAACGGCGCTCACACTTTTCAATATGATAAGGACTGGATAACCAATGCAATGACTCGCCCACTGTCATTGTCTTTGAGGCTTCAATTACCGACTATCACTTCCGATGCCGTTATCAACTATTTTGACAACCTCTTACCAGACAGCCCACAAGTCAGAGATAGGATCGTTGCAAGGTACAAAGCCTCGTCCAAACAACCATTTGATCTCTTGAAAGAAATTGGAAAGGATAGTGTTGGCGCTATTGCACTATTTCCTCCCGAACACCCCTATAAAAAAGAGCCACTCAGCTACGAAATATTGGATAATAAGAAACTAGAAGCCGTTCTTTCTGCATACAAGTCTGATATTCCCCTCGGGATGCTCAAAGAGGAAGAAGACTTTAGGATCTCAGTGGCAGGTGCTCAAGAAAAAACCGCACTCTTATTCATTGATGGACAATGGTGTATACCGAAAGGAAACACCCCAACCACTCACATTATCAAGCTGCCAATAGGCGAAATACCACAAGCTAACGCGACACTGGATCTCAAAGATAGCGTAGAAAATGAATATCTTTGCATTGAGCTAGCTAAAGCGCTGGGATTCGCAGTTCCCAGCGTCAATATAATCAAAACAGACAACCTTAAAGCTTTAGCTGTAGAACGATTTGATCGACGCTGGACAAAAGACAGAGCAGGCTTGCTACGCTTACCTCAAGAAGATATTTGCCAAGTGTTTGGTATGCCATCATCCATCAAATATGAATCTCAAGGTGGTCCAGGCATAGAACAGATCATGAAGTTATTAATGGGCTCAAGTAATGCACTTGAAGATCGATATAACTTCATGAGATTCCAGGTATTTCAATGGATCATTGGGGCTACGGATGGACATGCTAAAAACTTTTCTATCTATATTGATAGAGGAGGTAGCTATCGACTCACTCCATTCTACGACATTCTTTCAGCCTACCCATTACTGGGAGGAAAAGGACTCAATATTAGACAACTTAAGCTCGCTATGGGATTAAAAGCCACAAAAGGCAAGAAGTATGAAATCAATAAAATCCTGCCTCGTCACTTTTTAGATACTGCGAAAGCTGTGAATTTTAGTCAGGATAAGATGCAAAGAATAATGGATGAAATGAAAGGTGCGTTACCTGAGGCAATCTCGCAAGTAAGGGCGAATCTACCGGAGGGCTTTCCAGAGCATATCTCCGACTCCATTTTTGAGAATGCCAACAAAATAATTAAAAAAATCTAG